The DNA window CTGGGCGGCATGCGCGACGTGCCCACGACGCCGGCCACGAAGGAGGCCGCCGAATAGGCGCCTGGAGGTGGCCTAGAGGGAGCGAGCCGGGGCCTCCCGGCTCGTTTCGCGTTCGGGCTCCGTGGTGTGTCCGAGGCCCCTGCTGCCGCGGCTCTCGGCATAAGCCTTGGTGAATTCGGCGCCGAAGAGCAGGATCAGGGACGAATAATAGATCCAGAGCAGGATCGTGATGATGGAGGCGGCCGCCCCATAGCTCGACGCGACATTGCTCTTGCCGAGGTAGTAGCCGATCAGAAACTTGCCGAGGGTGAAGAGCAAGGCCGTCACCAGGGAGCCGGTCCAGACGTCGCTCCAGCGCAGGTCCACGCTCGGGAGGAGCTTGAAGATCATGGCGAACAGGAGCGTGGCGACGGCGAAGGCGACCAGGCTGTTCAGGAGCCGCAGGATGACCGTGGCCCCCGAGAAATGGGCCTCCAGATAGTGCCCGATGGCCGTCAGACCCGTATCGACGACGAGCGACACGAGCAGCAGAAAGCCGATCCCCAGTACCAGGGCAAAGCTGACCAGCCGGGTCCGGATGAAATCCAGGACGCCGTAGCTCGCGGGCGGCTTCGCCTTCCAGATGATGTTGAGGTCGTCCTGGAGTTCGACGACCGCCCCGGTGACCAGGAGGAGAAAGGTCACGATCCCGACCGTGGTGCCGATGATGCCCGACCCCACATTGCTGGCGCTCGCGATCATGGCTTCGAGGGCGGATGCTTCGTTGGTCCCGATCAGGCCGCCGAGTTCGGCCACGATGGCCCCCTGGGCGGCCTCCCGCCCGAAGGCCAGCCCGGCAACGGCAATGGCCGCGAGCAGCATCGGGGCCAGGGAGAAGACGGTGAAAAACGCGATGGAGGCGCCGAGGCTCATGGCGCGGTCGCCCCACCAGCCCGCGAAGGCCACTTTCAAGAGCCGCCCTGTCTCGAAAACCATGCAAGAACCGATCCGACGGGCCCGAACGCCCCGTCATTGCAAGCGTATGACTTGGCCGTTAACGGGCGGGAACTTTCCCTTGTTCCTAGAAGCGCATCACGGCATCGGGCTGCCGCAGAATGAGCCCGTAGCGATCGGCGGCCTTGCGCAGGCGGACCGCTTCCTCACCGCCAAGCGCGCTGGCCGCCATGAGGTGGGCGCCCAGCTGGAAGGCGCAGTAGCAGACGAGCAGGAACGGCAGCAGCTCGGACGACACCGGATGGCCGCCCTCCCGCTCGACAACGGTGCAAAGACGCGCCCCCTCCCGGTTCGAGAGGCCGAACTCGACGATCGCTCCGGCGATGTCCCAACCGATGTCCTGGTGTCCGATCAGGTCGTGGGCGGCGCTGTGGTCGAGCGCGTCCGCCTTGAGGAGGTGGTCGCCGCATACCAGCCATTTGCAGGGAGGCATACGATTGTCGGTCCAGACCCGGCGCACCTTGCGGTCGAGATCCCCCGGATCCGGCAGGGATCGCTCCAGACCTGAGGCGGCGGCGTCCCCCAGGGCCTGCCCGCTATTGTAGACCGCCATGCGCCGCAACTCGTCCAACGACGCCCCAGGCTGCCCGTCGGCGGGGCATTGGCGGTTGCGAAAGCCCAGATAGGCCCCGACTTGATCGATCAGCCGGGTGCGATCGAGCGAGACCTGATCGAGGCTCGGAGCATCCTCATGCCAGCGCTGCACGAGAAAGCCGTGGCGGTAGCCCGCGACATCCGGCGCAAATCCGGCCTCATGCAGCAGCCGGGCCATTCGCAGCTTCCTGGCGCCCGCCTCGCCAAGACCTGCAAACTTCACCAGCCACGGGACGCCGTTGCTCCGCACCAGGAACTTCCGGCGTTCCTGCTGGACATTGGACGCTGGCCAGCTCGCCTCGTCCCCATAGCGGCGCCAGCGCCACGCCCCGCCTGAAACGTCCTCGAGCGGCCCGTCCGGGGAACCGATCAGGTCTCTCGCCCAGGCGGCAAGGTGGTGGGAGGGCGAACCGCCGAGCAGGATATCGTCCATGGTCCGGACATGCCGTGAAGCCCGGCTCCACCGCTCCTGGTGAGAGGGGCTGGCCTGGGGCCCGAGCGGACCCTGGTGACTGGGGAAGAAGACAATCCGCTCACGCGGAACGCCGGCCGCTTCCAGCCAGTCGGCGACTGCCCCGAACGAGCTTCCGGACAGCCCGGGCCCTTCGTCGACGATGGCGAAGGCCCTGGTCCGATCCGCGGTCAGCATCGCCGCGAGAGCTGGGTCCACGGCCACCTCGCGCCGGAAAGGATGGCCCATCGGGCGAAGGGTGACAGGGGGCGGGGCGCCGAGGGCGGCGGCCACGAGGGTGCTGAGGCCGGTGCCGATGCTGCGGATCCCGATGACCTGGGTCCTCGCATCCAGGCCCGAAGCCCTGGCGGCTTCCAGATAGCTTTCCGGATAGAGGGCGTAGAAGGCATAGCCCTCCGCCTGCTTGACGCGGATCGTCCGGGATGAATCGAAACTGCGAAGCGCCGCGAGGAAGGCCGGGGGAAGACCGTTCTCTTCGAACCCGTTCCACCAGGATCCCGCGATGCTGTGGGCGAGGATCGAGAGGCATTCCATGCCCTGCTCGTGGATCGCGGACAGCACGTCACGGCCGTGGTCGTGGAACTCCGCGTCGATCAATCCCTGGACGAGTTCGCTGGTCGCGATGAAGGCGGATACGAGAGTGCCATGCCGCTCGATCCCGGGCGGCATGGCCTGCATCCTGGTCAGGATGTCCGCGATGGCGGCCTGGCGGGCCCCCACCGTGTCTTCCGTCTCGACATCCCCGTAAACCAGCATCGGACGGGCTCCGTCCGAGCTTAAGCCGCCGCCGCGTCCTGCTTCAGCGACGCCATGTCGATCACGAAGCGGTATTTTACGTCGCTCTTGAGCATCCGCTCGTAGGCCTCGTTGATCTTCTGGATCGGGATCATCTCGATCTCGGACGTGATGCCGTGCTGGGC is part of the Microvirga terrae genome and encodes:
- a CDS encoding YihY/virulence factor BrkB family protein produces the protein MVFETGRLLKVAFAGWWGDRAMSLGASIAFFTVFSLAPMLLAAIAVAGLAFGREAAQGAIVAELGGLIGTNEASALEAMIASASNVGSGIIGTTVGIVTFLLLVTGAVVELQDDLNIIWKAKPPASYGVLDFIRTRLVSFALVLGIGFLLLVSLVVDTGLTAIGHYLEAHFSGATVILRLLNSLVAFAVATLLFAMIFKLLPSVDLRWSDVWTGSLVTALLFTLGKFLIGYYLGKSNVASSYGAAASIITILLWIYYSSLILLFGAEFTKAYAESRGSRGLGHTTEPERETSREAPARSL